A single genomic interval of Adhaeribacter pallidiroseus harbors:
- a CDS encoding gluconate 2-dehydrogenase subunit 3 family protein produces the protein MKRRVALKNMALAFGSLLALPAWADSWSATSIQSLKSYLSSEQEALLAEITETILPATNTPGAKDLKIYTFVHKMIADCYEPEVQENVVKGLATAEQLAKQTYAKTFATCDTKQREEILTTMEISIDPNWASFYKLVKDLTLQGYLTSEYYLTNHTNYKMIPGHFYGCVPAPTPQAQLQK, from the coding sequence ATGAAAAGACGAGTAGCTCTTAAAAACATGGCTTTAGCATTCGGGAGTTTGCTGGCACTGCCAGCCTGGGCCGATAGCTGGAGCGCCACTTCTATCCAATCTCTAAAGTCTTACTTATCGTCGGAGCAGGAAGCTTTGCTGGCCGAAATTACCGAAACCATTCTGCCAGCTACCAATACGCCCGGAGCTAAAGATTTAAAAATTTATACGTTCGTGCACAAAATGATTGCGGATTGCTATGAGCCCGAGGTACAGGAAAACGTAGTAAAAGGTTTAGCCACGGCGGAGCAATTAGCGAAACAAACCTACGCCAAAACGTTTGCTACCTGCGACACCAAGCAACGCGAAGAAATTTTAACCACCATGGAAATTTCCATCGACCCGAACTGGGCTTCGTTTTACAAGCTGGTGAAAGACTTAACCTTGCAAGGCTACCTTACTTCCGAATATTACTTAACCAATCACACCAATTACAAGATGATTCCGGGACATTTTTACGGCTGTGTTCCGGCGCCTACTCCCCAAGCTCAGTTACAGAAATAA
- a CDS encoding AraC family transcriptional regulator — protein sequence MNTIYREITPLTQNDCFTVFHRIKEEFNFPLHYHDEFELNFIANAAGTKRVVGDHVEVIDDLELVLVGSNLPHGWFTHQCKSKEIFEITLQFHSDLFDEKFLQRNQLSFIRNLLERSSKGIAFPPETTEKFRPRLEKLTQKTGFDSVLELISILHDLSVSSNMRSLSNSSFTSEQFNYHSRRIEKAFEFMQANYNKEISLADVAAVVNMPEVSFSRFIKKRTGKTFIESLNQIRLGHASRMLIDTTQTIAEISYNCGFNNLSYFNRIFRKKNGCTPKEFRQNYSGSRVYI from the coding sequence ATGAATACCATTTACCGCGAAATTACGCCGCTTACTCAAAATGATTGTTTTACCGTTTTTCACCGGATTAAAGAGGAATTTAATTTCCCGCTGCATTACCACGACGAGTTTGAGTTGAACTTTATTGCCAATGCCGCCGGCACCAAACGGGTAGTAGGCGACCACGTAGAGGTAATTGATGATTTAGAGTTGGTTTTGGTAGGCAGTAATTTGCCGCACGGCTGGTTTACGCACCAGTGCAAAAGCAAGGAAATTTTTGAAATTACCCTGCAGTTTCACTCGGATTTGTTCGACGAAAAGTTTTTGCAGCGCAATCAGCTAAGTTTTATTCGCAACTTACTCGAACGGTCCAGCAAAGGCATTGCTTTCCCGCCCGAAACCACCGAAAAGTTCCGGCCCCGTTTAGAAAAGCTGACGCAAAAAACTGGTTTCGACTCGGTTCTGGAATTAATTTCTATTCTGCACGATTTATCCGTGTCGTCGAATATGCGTTCTTTGTCTAACTCGTCTTTTACCTCGGAACAATTTAACTACCACAGCCGGCGTATCGAAAAAGCGTTTGAATTTATGCAGGCCAATTATAATAAAGAAATTTCCTTAGCCGATGTAGCCGCCGTGGTAAATATGCCGGAAGTATCGTTTAGTAGGTTTATTAAGAAACGGACTGGCAAAACCTTCATCGAAAGTTTAAACCAAATCCGGTTGGGCCACGCCTCGCGAATGTTAATTGACACTACCCAAACCATTGCCGAAATTTCGTATAACTGCGGCTTTAACAATCTATCTTATTTTAACCGGATATTTCGCAAAAAAAACGGGTGTACGCCTAAAGAATTTCGCCAAAATTATTCTGGTAGCCGCGTTTACATTTAA
- a CDS encoding TolB family protein: MAKLLSIALLFLIGSSAFAQTNPVGIFQNNADVGKPKMTGSATYDSNTQTYTIRGGGSNIWFNRDEFHYLYNHIQGDFILTAHFEFMGQKGDPHRKIGWMVRESADEAAASMNAVVHGDGLTVLQWRPLRGAFMRDPQDEIFYSKKTVFQVIQLERSGKKMIMRVANWGEPLQEVGSHEMPDLPDAVLAGLFISSHNPDDVQEAKVWNVRIDKPVASIYHPNPQIQKLLPKTQDVLGCRLEIMTIADGKRKVIQESSGKFEAPNWMPDGKKLLYNEGGALFTIPVTGGTPEKLNTGTVSRINNDHGISFDGKQLAISGGKEGATGGSYVYVLPLTGGTPKLITQESPSYWHGWATNNKDVVFVGQRNGSKIYNIYRANINNGKEEALTKNTAGHVDGPEYSPDGKYIYYNANPTGTMQIWRMKPDGSGKEQITFDENHNWFPHISPDGKWIAYISFPTDIDPNAHPSYQRVTLRLLPTTGGAPRVMAYLYGGQGTINVNSWSPDSKFISFVSNSEKAATPIAEKAK; encoded by the coding sequence ATGGCTAAACTTTTATCAATTGCCCTGCTTTTTTTAATTGGTTCGAGTGCATTCGCTCAAACAAACCCAGTGGGTATTTTTCAAAACAACGCCGATGTTGGAAAACCTAAAATGACCGGGAGTGCTACTTACGACTCTAATACACAAACCTATACTATAAGAGGCGGCGGCAGTAATATCTGGTTTAACCGCGATGAATTTCACTACCTTTATAATCACATTCAGGGGGATTTTATCTTAACCGCCCATTTTGAATTTATGGGCCAGAAAGGCGATCCGCACCGCAAAATCGGTTGGATGGTGCGGGAATCGGCGGACGAAGCGGCGGCCAGTATGAACGCGGTAGTGCACGGCGACGGTTTAACCGTTTTACAGTGGCGGCCTTTGCGTGGCGCTTTCATGCGCGACCCCCAAGACGAAATTTTTTACTCTAAGAAAACCGTTTTTCAGGTAATTCAACTGGAGCGTAGCGGCAAGAAAATGATAATGCGCGTAGCCAACTGGGGCGAACCTTTGCAAGAAGTAGGTTCGCACGAGATGCCCGATCTGCCCGATGCGGTGCTAGCGGGTTTGTTTATTTCGTCGCACAACCCCGACGATGTACAGGAAGCCAAAGTTTGGAATGTCCGCATCGATAAACCAGTGGCTAGTATTTATCACCCGAACCCACAAATTCAAAAACTTTTACCTAAAACGCAGGATGTACTGGGTTGCCGTCTGGAAATCATGACCATTGCGGATGGTAAACGTAAAGTGATTCAGGAATCTAGCGGCAAATTTGAAGCGCCAAACTGGATGCCAGACGGTAAAAAATTGCTCTATAACGAAGGCGGGGCCTTATTCACCATTCCGGTTACCGGCGGCACTCCGGAAAAACTAAATACCGGCACCGTTTCCCGCATTAATAACGACCACGGCATTTCTTTCGACGGCAAGCAACTAGCCATTAGCGGCGGTAAAGAAGGTGCAACCGGCGGTTCGTACGTGTACGTTTTGCCTTTAACTGGCGGCACCCCGAAATTAATAACCCAGGAATCGCCATCTTATTGGCACGGTTGGGCCACCAATAACAAGGATGTAGTTTTTGTAGGCCAACGCAATGGCAGCAAAATTTATAACATTTACCGGGCAAATATAAACAACGGCAAAGAAGAAGCGCTCACCAAAAATACTGCCGGTCACGTAGACGGCCCGGAATACTCGCCGGATGGCAAGTATATTTATTATAACGCCAACCCTACCGGTACTATGCAAATCTGGCGGATGAAGCCGGATGGTTCGGGTAAAGAACAAATCACCTTCGACGAAAACCACAACTGGTTCCCGCATATTTCGCCGGATGGCAAATGGATTGCTTATATTTCGTTCCCCACGGACATCGACCCGAATGCTCACCCTAGTTACCAGCGGGTAACCTTGCGGCTGTTACCCACTACCGGCGGTGCGCCCCGGGTAATGGCTTACCTGTACGGCGGACAAGGAACGATCAATGTTAATTCGTGGTCGCCGGATAGTAAATTTATTTCTTTTGTGAGTAACTCTGAAAAAGCGGCTACCCCAATTGCAGAAAAAGCAAAGTAA